The proteins below are encoded in one region of Metabacillus dongyingensis:
- a CDS encoding putative 2-aminoethylphosphonate ABC transporter permease subunit codes for MRIATAHSKLSSKKRKQQKAGLNEWLQRLLLIFSLLAVAAVLVLPLLMLFVQAFIDSEGIFIGLQNFVSYFQSEILVQSLQNTLFVSSITTILAVSLAFVYAFAIARTNIYGKTIFRYSALLPLFAPTMMHGIALMYLFGNQGLITNGFFETIPGFKIDLYGPIGIIMAETIYTFPQAFLILMVALSGADQRLYEAADSMGASGIKKFFTITLPSAKYGLISSIFVVFTLSFTDYGAPKIVGGQYNVLATDVYKQVIGQQNMGMGATVGIILMLPAILAFAADQLSQRKQQGAASSKAVPYQIKHNPLRDRLAFLYCSGISLAVLILFLAVFIAASVKIWPYNMTFTLEHFAFDSFTGDGLTAYKNSLLAAILTAVFGTIFTFIFAYMIEKFRGMIGLRKLSTFLSLIPLAVPGLVIGLGYIFFFSKQNLSIFGYTIANPFHFLYGTIAIIVIVNIVHFYSVSFITATTALKKLDKEFELVSESMGVPFYKTFMKVTVPMCLPAILEVAMYYFVNAMVTVSAVIFLYTADFKLAAVSIVGMDDAGNLASAAAMSILIVATNIFVRVCYELTVKWMKNRKALKEEL; via the coding sequence ATGCGTATTGCAACCGCACATTCAAAACTTTCATCGAAAAAACGTAAACAGCAAAAAGCAGGATTAAATGAATGGCTGCAGCGTTTGCTCTTGATCTTCTCGCTTTTAGCTGTTGCTGCAGTATTAGTGCTCCCATTACTGATGTTGTTTGTACAAGCATTCATTGACAGTGAAGGTATTTTTATTGGCCTGCAGAATTTTGTCAGTTATTTTCAGTCGGAAATTCTTGTTCAATCCTTGCAAAATACTCTCTTTGTTTCAAGCATTACTACAATCCTGGCAGTGAGCCTGGCATTTGTATATGCATTTGCAATCGCCCGGACAAACATTTATGGAAAAACGATCTTTCGCTATTCTGCTTTGCTTCCGTTATTTGCCCCTACGATGATGCACGGAATTGCCTTGATGTATCTTTTTGGTAATCAAGGCTTAATTACAAATGGATTTTTTGAAACGATTCCTGGGTTTAAGATCGATTTGTATGGTCCAATCGGGATCATTATGGCTGAAACAATTTACACCTTTCCACAGGCATTCCTGATTTTAATGGTTGCTTTATCAGGTGCCGATCAGCGTCTATATGAAGCAGCTGACTCTATGGGCGCAAGCGGAATAAAAAAGTTTTTCACGATTACGCTTCCATCAGCGAAGTACGGCTTAATCAGTTCCATTTTTGTTGTGTTTACTCTGAGTTTTACAGATTACGGGGCACCTAAAATAGTAGGCGGCCAATATAACGTTCTTGCGACAGATGTCTATAAGCAGGTCATTGGCCAGCAAAACATGGGGATGGGAGCCACGGTCGGCATAATTCTCATGCTTCCGGCGATACTCGCATTTGCAGCTGACCAGCTATCACAGCGGAAACAACAAGGTGCTGCCAGTTCAAAAGCAGTTCCTTATCAAATAAAACACAATCCTTTAAGAGATCGTTTAGCATTTCTTTATTGCTCTGGCATATCATTAGCCGTTTTAATCCTGTTTTTAGCTGTTTTCATTGCTGCCAGCGTGAAAATCTGGCCCTATAATATGACGTTTACTTTAGAGCATTTTGCCTTTGACAGCTTTACTGGCGATGGCTTAACGGCTTATAAAAATAGTTTGCTGGCAGCGATCCTGACTGCTGTCTTTGGAACGATTTTCACGTTCATTTTTGCTTATATGATTGAAAAATTCAGAGGCATGATTGGATTAAGGAAATTGAGTACCTTTTTGTCTCTTATTCCACTCGCAGTTCCTGGTCTTGTTATTGGTCTCGGGTACATCTTTTTTTTCAGTAAACAAAATCTATCAATCTTTGGATATACGATAGCAAATCCGTTTCATTTTCTATACGGAACCATAGCTATCATTGTCATTGTAAATATCGTTCATTTTTATTCCGTTTCGTTTATTACCGCAACAACGGCATTGAAAAAACTGGACAAAGAATTTGAGCTCGTGTCAGAGTCTATGGGCGTTCCATTTTATAAAACCTTCATGAAGGTGACGGTTCCAATGTGTCTGCCGGCTATTCTTGAAGTAGCGATGTATTATTTTGTGAATGCCATGGTGACAGTTTCAGCGGTCATTTTCTTATATACAGCTGATTTTAAACTTGCCGCAGTATCAATCGTAGGTATGGATGATGCCGGGAATTTAGCATCAGCAGCTGCCATGAGCATCTTGATTGTTGCGACGAACATTTTTGTCAGGGTTTGCTATGAACTGACTGTAAAATGGATGAAAAATCGAAAAGCATTGAAGGAGGAACTATAA
- the phnX gene encoding phosphonoacetaldehyde hydrolase encodes MGKIEGIILDWAGTTIDYGCFAPLQVFIEVFENRDVSITAEEARKPMGLLKIDHIRALCEMPRIKEEWVNVHGQEPSDQDIESMYDEFEKILFAILPQFTTPLPGVAGTIQKLRGQGLKIGSTTGYTKEMMKIVAPHAKEKGYYPDYLFTPDDVKEGRPYPWMSYMNAMEMGIYPMNKLVKVGDTVSDMKEGINAGMWAVGVILGSNELGLTEDEVSTLGQEELKEKMDAVRERFYDAGAHYVINKFEELIPLLKEIEEGKTIHE; translated from the coding sequence ATGGGGAAAATTGAAGGAATAATCTTGGATTGGGCTGGAACAACGATTGATTATGGATGCTTTGCACCGCTCCAAGTGTTTATAGAAGTTTTTGAGAATCGGGATGTGAGCATTACAGCAGAAGAAGCACGCAAACCGATGGGATTATTGAAAATTGATCATATTCGCGCACTTTGCGAAATGCCGCGCATTAAAGAAGAATGGGTGAATGTTCATGGACAGGAGCCTTCTGATCAGGATATTGAATCGATGTATGATGAATTTGAAAAGATTTTATTTGCCATTCTTCCGCAGTTTACGACACCCCTTCCTGGTGTGGCAGGAACGATACAAAAGCTACGCGGACAAGGTTTGAAAATTGGATCTACCACTGGCTACACAAAAGAAATGATGAAAATTGTGGCACCTCATGCAAAGGAAAAAGGATATTATCCCGATTATCTTTTCACTCCTGATGATGTAAAAGAAGGCCGTCCTTATCCCTGGATGTCATACATGAATGCTATGGAAATGGGCATTTATCCAATGAACAAGCTTGTAAAAGTCGGTGATACCGTTTCAGATATGAAAGAAGGCATCAACGCTGGCATGTGGGCAGTAGGAGTTATTCTTGGCAGCAATGAGCTTGGACTGACTGAAGATGAAGTGAGCACACTTGGTCAAGAAGAACTAAAGGAAAAAATGGATGCAGTCAGAGAGCGTTTCTATGACGCTGGTGCTCATTATGTAATCAATAAATTTGAAGAACTGATTCCTTTATTGAAAGAAATTGAAGAGGGGAAGACAATACATGAATAA
- the phnW gene encoding 2-aminoethylphosphonate--pyruvate transaminase, translated as MNNPYLLLTPGPLSTSKTVRESMLKDWCTWDKDYNAIVQDIRNRLTALAAPGSEEYTAVLMQGSGTFSVESVISSVIPKEKGKLLVACNGAYGERIAEMADILEIPTIIKRTDEQSVLDIESIQEILESHKDLTHLAVVHCETTTGMLNPIEDICRLAKKHGLITIVDAMSSFGGIPIDVSALKIDYMISSANKCIQGVPGFGFIIAKKEELAKCKGNARSLSLDLYDQFETMEKHEGKWRFTSPTHVVRAFFQALNELEEEGGVLARYERYKENQRRLVDGMQKMGFAALLNHENQSPIITAFMYPKDTSFTFAGFYEALKQKGFVIYPGKISKLDTFRIGNIGEVYPNDIDQLLAAIKETSSEEAVKL; from the coding sequence ATGAATAATCCATACTTGCTGTTAACGCCAGGGCCATTATCAACTTCAAAGACAGTCCGCGAGTCGATGCTGAAAGACTGGTGCACGTGGGACAAGGATTATAATGCGATCGTACAGGATATTAGAAATCGATTAACAGCTCTTGCAGCTCCCGGTTCAGAAGAATACACAGCTGTTCTCATGCAGGGGAGCGGAACATTCTCCGTTGAGTCTGTCATTTCAAGCGTAATCCCAAAAGAAAAGGGGAAGCTTCTCGTTGCATGCAACGGGGCATATGGCGAACGAATTGCAGAAATGGCGGATATCCTTGAAATTCCGACGATCATTAAAAGAACAGATGAGCAGTCTGTTTTAGATATCGAATCCATTCAAGAAATACTTGAATCCCACAAAGATCTTACGCACCTTGCAGTCGTGCATTGCGAAACTACAACCGGGATGCTTAATCCAATTGAAGATATTTGCCGTCTTGCAAAGAAGCATGGATTAATCACAATTGTTGATGCCATGAGCAGTTTTGGCGGAATTCCGATTGACGTCTCAGCCTTGAAAATCGATTATATGATCAGCAGCGCCAATAAATGTATTCAAGGTGTTCCGGGTTTTGGATTTATCATTGCTAAAAAAGAAGAGCTTGCTAAATGCAAAGGCAATGCGAGATCTCTGTCTCTTGATTTATATGATCAATTTGAAACGATGGAGAAGCATGAAGGAAAATGGAGATTTACATCCCCAACACATGTTGTCAGAGCTTTCTTTCAGGCCCTGAATGAGCTTGAAGAAGAGGGCGGTGTTTTGGCAAGGTATGAACGCTATAAGGAGAATCAGCGGCGTCTTGTCGATGGCATGCAGAAAATGGGTTTTGCTGCATTGCTGAATCATGAAAACCAATCTCCGATTATTACGGCATTCATGTATCCTAAAGACACTTCATTTACATTTGCCGGGTTTTATGAAGCATTAAAACAAAAAGGATTTGTGATCTATCCTGGGAAAATATCTAAATTGGATACCTTCAGAATCGGAAATATCGGCGAGGTTTATCCGAATGATATAGATCAATTATTAGCTGCAATTAAAGAGACATCATCAGAGGAGGCTGTGAAACTATGA